The following proteins are co-located in the Flectobacillus major DSM 103 genome:
- a CDS encoding cytochrome b5 domain-containing protein — protein MLNDYTKSQLALRNGQDREEIWVAFQGNIYDVSPSRLWKNGKHYEHWAGQDLTSELADAPHSEKVFAKFAIVGRLI, from the coding sequence ATGTTAAATGATTATACTAAATCCCAATTAGCCCTTCGGAATGGACAAGATCGAGAGGAAATTTGGGTTGCCTTTCAAGGTAATATTTATGATGTAAGCCCATCGCGTTTATGGAAAAACGGGAAACATTACGAACATTGGGCAGGCCAAGACCTTACTAGCGAATTAGCCGATGCACCACATTCAGAAAAGGTTTTTGCCAAATTTGCCATTGTGGGCAGATTGATTTAG
- the trxA gene encoding thioredoxin, whose translation MKNNIFKIILSAVIYLGFHSFGTAQVLPVDDFEKKYSESPQAQLIDVRTSGEYGGGHLPKAQNMDVRSADFQQKIQSLDKTKPLFVYCLSGGRSAAASEILRKNGFTQVYDLQGGYLKWTSKNKPVENTQAQTNTKEISEAELNTILQKHPLVILDFFAPWCGPCVKMMPAVEKLSEEFKGKVLFLKVDADANRSIMAQYHIDEIPTFLVFKNGKQQMRSIGYQEEKALKEMITKYQ comes from the coding sequence ATGAAAAATAATATTTTTAAAATTATATTATCGGCAGTTATTTATTTGGGATTTCATAGCTTTGGCACTGCACAAGTTTTGCCTGTAGATGATTTTGAGAAAAAATATTCTGAATCACCACAAGCTCAGCTTATCGATGTACGCACATCGGGCGAATATGGAGGTGGTCATTTGCCCAAAGCTCAGAATATGGATGTCCGTAGTGCCGATTTTCAGCAAAAAATCCAGAGCCTCGACAAAACCAAGCCCTTGTTTGTATATTGCCTATCAGGAGGGCGTAGTGCTGCCGCCAGCGAAATATTGCGTAAAAATGGGTTTACCCAAGTGTACGATTTGCAAGGTGGATATTTGAAATGGACAAGCAAAAACAAACCTGTCGAAAATACTCAGGCACAAACAAATACCAAAGAGATTTCGGAGGCTGAACTCAATACTATTTTACAAAAACACCCACTGGTAATTCTTGACTTTTTTGCTCCATGGTGCGGCCCTTGTGTCAAAATGATGCCTGCTGTAGAAAAGCTTTCCGAAGAATTTAAGGGCAAAGTATTATTCTTGAAGGTTGATGCCGATGCCAATCGCAGTATTATGGCACAATACCATATCGACGAAATTCCAACATTTTTGGTCTTTAAGAATGGCAAACAACAAATGCGTTCTATTGGGTATCAAGAAGAAAAGGCTTTGAAAGAAATGATTACCAAATACCAGTAA
- the thiL gene encoding thiamine-phosphate kinase gives METRTELSTIGEFGLIKRIESNFPITQKETIKGIGDDAAVVDTEGKKLLISTDLLMEGVHFDLAYTPLRHLGYKSVAVNVSDIAAMNGIPKQITVSLGLSNRFSVEAIDELYAGIKVACQEYNIDLIGGDTSSSRGGLAISITVLGTANDDQIVYRNTAKVSDIICVSGDLGAALMGLQSLEREKQVFMANPNMQPELKDKDYVVQRQLKPEARMDIVHELRDLGVVPTSMIDVSDGLASELLHICKNSGVGAVIFEDKIPIDDQTYLTATEMNFSPMTAALNGGEDYELLFTVKQEDYEKIKNMSDVSFIGYITKEVEGAQMMMKSGTLVKLTSPGYEHF, from the coding sequence ATGGAAACAAGAACAGAATTAAGTACAATAGGTGAATTTGGTTTAATCAAAAGAATTGAATCTAATTTTCCTATTACACAGAAAGAAACCATTAAGGGAATAGGAGACGATGCGGCTGTAGTAGATACAGAGGGTAAAAAATTGCTTATATCAACAGATTTGTTGATGGAAGGTGTACATTTTGACTTGGCTTATACGCCTTTAAGGCATCTTGGCTATAAGTCGGTTGCGGTGAATGTGTCTGATATTGCAGCGATGAATGGTATTCCTAAGCAAATTACGGTAAGTTTGGGTTTGAGCAATCGCTTTTCGGTAGAGGCAATCGACGAGCTATATGCTGGGATAAAGGTAGCTTGTCAGGAATATAATATTGATTTGATTGGTGGTGATACGTCGTCGTCGAGAGGTGGGCTGGCTATTTCGATTACCGTGTTGGGCACAGCCAACGATGACCAAATTGTGTATCGTAATACCGCCAAGGTTAGTGATATTATTTGTGTGTCGGGCGATTTGGGTGCAGCCCTGATGGGTCTACAGTCGTTGGAAAGAGAAAAGCAGGTATTTATGGCCAACCCTAATATGCAACCCGAACTCAAAGATAAAGATTATGTGGTGCAGCGTCAGCTAAAACCTGAGGCTAGAATGGACATTGTACACGAGCTTCGTGATTTGGGGGTTGTACCTACCTCTATGATAGATGTGTCGGATGGTTTGGCTTCCGAGCTTTTGCATATTTGTAAAAATTCGGGTGTAGGAGCGGTGATTTTTGAAGATAAAATACCAATCGACGACCAAACTTATTTAACGGCAACCGAAATGAACTTTAGCCCAATGACAGCGGCTTTGAATGGGGGAGAGGACTATGAGTTGTTGTTTACAGTGAAACAAGAAGACTATGAGAAAATCAAAAATATGTCGGATGTAAGTTTTATTGGATACATCACCAAGGAAGTAGAAGGGGCTCAGATGATGATGAAGTCGGGAACTTTAGTGAAATTGACTTCACCTGGCTACGAACATTTTTAA